One part of the Coffea eugenioides isolate CCC68of chromosome 10, Ceug_1.0, whole genome shotgun sequence genome encodes these proteins:
- the LOC113749953 gene encoding putative 12-oxophytodienoate reductase 11, whose translation MEKKVDDRQEEQTIPLLTPYQMGPFQLSHRIVLAPLTRQRSYNDIPQPHAILYYSQRTTKGGLLIAEATVVSDTGRGYPMTPGIWTKEQIEAWKPIVDAVHAKGGIFFCQLWHGGRVSNNDFQPNGQAPISSTDKLLAPQVRTNGIDVAEFSPPRRLRTEEIPQVVNDFRLAALSAIEAGFDGVEIHGAHGYLIDQFSKGQVNDRTDEYGGSLENRCRFALEIVEAVSDAIGADRVGIRLSPFANYNGASDSNPKALGLHMAEALNKYGILYLHMVEPRMIKVGEKFECADSLLPMRKAFKGTFIAAGGYQREDGNKAVAENHADLIAYGRIFLANPDLPKRFELNTPLNKYNRATFYIPDPVVGYTDYPFLETNA comes from the exons ATGGAAAAGAAGGTAGATGATAGACAGGAGGAGCAAACGATCCCTTTGCTGACTCCCTATCAAATGGGACCTTTCCAGCTCTCTCACAG AATTGTTTTGGCACCTTTGACAAGACAGAGATCTTACAACGATATTCCACAGCCTCATGCTATTTTGTACTACTCTCAGAGAACCACGAAAGGTGGTTTGCTCATAGCAGAAGCCACTGTAGTCTCTGACACAGGCCGAGG CTATCCAATGACACCTGGAATATGGACTAAGGAACAAATTGAGGCTTGGAAACCAATAGTAGACGCAGTTCATGCCAAAGGTGGTATATTTTTCTGCCAACTTTGGCATGGTGGACGGGTTTCAAACAATG ATTTTCAACCCAACGGACAAGCTCCAATATCATCTACAGACAAGCTGTTAGCTCCCCAAGTTCGAACAAATGGTATTGATGTTGCAGAATTTTCACCTCCTCGAAGGTTAAGGACAGAAGAAATTCCTCAGGTTGTCAATGATTTTAGACTTGCTGCTTTGAGTGCTATTGAAGCTG GATTTGATGGGGTTGAAATCCATGGAGCTCATGGTTATCTAATAGACCAGTTTTCGAAGGGCCAAGTCAATGACCGAACAGATGAATATGGAGGATCTTTGGAGAACCGCTGCAGATttgctttggaaatagttgaagCCGTGTCAGATGCAATAGGAGCCGATAGAGTTGGTATAAGACTTTCGCCCTTTGCGAATTACAATGGAGCAAGCGATTCAAATCCGAAAGCACTAGGTCTGCATATGGCTGAAGCCTTGAATAAGTATGGAATTCTGTACTTGCACATGGTTGAGCCAAGGATGATAAAAGTTGGAGAAAAATTTGAATGTGCCGATAGTCTTCTGCCAATGAGAAAGGCATTCAAAGGTACTTTCATTGCTGCTGGTGGTTATCAAAGGGAAGATGGAAACAAAGCTGTGGCAGAAAATCATGCTGATCTTATTGCATATGGGCGTATATTCTTAGCCAATCCTGATTTACCCAAGAGATTTGAGTTAAATACTCCCCTGAACAAGTATAATCGAGCTACATTCTATATACCTGATCCAGTTGTGGGTTATACTGACTATCCATTTCTTGAAACAAATGCATGA